A stretch of the Photobacterium sp. CCB-ST2H9 genome encodes the following:
- a CDS encoding ABC transporter substrate-binding protein, translating into MKKWILAAAVVSALGVTSAQAKEWKEIRFGIEGAYPPFSWTEPSGELKGFDVDMANALCQELEAKCKIVAQDWDGIIPSLLARKYDAIIAAMSITDERKKKVDFTHKYALIPNKYVAKKGTQLDFSKDGLKGVKIGVQRATTHDKYLTDNYGDSVEIVRYGSFDDAYLDLKAGRIAAVLGDASALEEGLLNKDGGDGYEFIGPSLTDPKWFGDGFGIATRKQDKDLTEKLDKAILSLREKGVYKQIQDKYFSYDVYGE; encoded by the coding sequence ATGAAAAAATGGATTTTGGCTGCCGCAGTCGTTTCTGCTCTGGGTGTGACCTCTGCTCAGGCGAAAGAGTGGAAAGAAATTCGTTTTGGTATCGAAGGCGCCTATCCTCCGTTCAGCTGGACTGAACCCAGTGGTGAGCTGAAAGGTTTTGACGTCGATATGGCCAATGCATTGTGTCAAGAACTGGAAGCCAAATGTAAGATCGTCGCTCAGGACTGGGACGGTATCATCCCGTCTCTGCTGGCCCGTAAGTACGATGCTATCATTGCCGCAATGTCGATCACGGATGAGCGTAAAAAGAAAGTCGACTTTACCCACAAGTATGCTCTGATTCCGAATAAATACGTGGCCAAAAAAGGCACGCAGCTGGACTTCTCGAAAGACGGCCTGAAGGGCGTGAAAATTGGTGTTCAGCGTGCAACTACGCACGATAAGTACCTGACAGACAACTATGGTGATTCCGTTGAGATTGTTCGTTACGGCTCATTCGATGATGCGTATCTGGATCTGAAAGCGGGCCGTATCGCAGCGGTTCTGGGAGATGCTTCTGCGCTGGAAGAAGGTCTGCTGAATAAAGATGGCGGCGATGGTTATGAATTCATTGGTCCTTCGCTGACTGATCCGAAATGGTTCGGTGACGGTTTCGGAATTGCGACTCGTAAGCAGGACAAAGACCTGACTGAGAAGCTGGATAAAGCCATTCTGTCACTGCGTGAGAAAGGTGTTTATAAACAGATTCAGGATAAATACTTCTCATACGATGTTTACGGTGAGTAA
- a CDS encoding ABC transporter ATP-binding protein, with translation MTDAVALEVKDLHKSFGQNEVLKGISLTAHRGDVISIIGSSGSGKSTFLRCINLLETPTQGEIWVNGELIKMKNNRRGEFLPVDERQVQRIRSRLAMVFQGFNLWSHMTVLGNVIEAPVHVLGVPKAEAIEKAEALLKKVGLYERRHYYPGHLSGGQQQRAAIARALAVDPEVMLFDEPTSALDPELVGEVLGVMQDLAQEGRTMLVVTHEMAFARDVSNQVMFLHQGLVEEQGAPEKLFQNPDSERLKQFISSIY, from the coding sequence ATGACAGATGCAGTAGCGCTTGAAGTAAAGGATTTACATAAATCTTTTGGCCAGAACGAAGTGCTGAAAGGGATTTCACTGACAGCGCACCGGGGAGATGTGATCTCCATTATTGGTTCATCAGGTTCAGGTAAAAGTACGTTTCTTCGCTGTATTAACCTGTTGGAAACCCCGACTCAGGGTGAAATCTGGGTCAACGGTGAACTCATTAAAATGAAAAACAACCGTCGCGGTGAATTCTTACCTGTGGACGAGCGTCAGGTTCAGCGTATCCGCTCCCGGCTGGCGATGGTCTTTCAGGGCTTTAATCTTTGGTCTCATATGACGGTTCTGGGGAATGTAATTGAGGCGCCGGTTCATGTACTGGGCGTACCGAAGGCCGAAGCGATTGAAAAAGCAGAAGCCCTTCTGAAGAAAGTCGGCCTGTACGAGAGACGTCATTATTATCCCGGACATCTGTCTGGTGGTCAGCAGCAGCGTGCTGCGATTGCCCGGGCACTGGCGGTTGATCCTGAAGTGATGCTGTTTGACGAACCAACTTCGGCGCTTGACCCTGAACTGGTCGGGGAGGTGCTGGGTGTAATGCAGGATCTGGCTCAGGAAGGCAGGACCATGCTGGTGGTGACGCATGAAATGGCATTCGCACGAGATGTGTCCAATCAGGTGATGTTTTTGCATCAGGGGCTGGTGGAAGAACAGGGTGCACCCGAAAAACTGTTCCAAAACCCAGACTCAGAAAGATTAAAGCAATTTATTTCGTCGATTTACTAA
- a CDS encoding ABC transporter permease, with protein sequence MLDLKGYEWSLVEGAWITLQVALLSLLLAMTLGMLGALAKLSRYRTARVTATAYTTVIRGIPDLVLMMLIFFGGQVLLNNSLYGINEWLNNYFASSDPAHEWTSYLPDYIEVSPFVAGILTIGFIFGAYMAETFRGAIMAVDKGELEAAKAYGMSSAMSFRRVLLPQMIRHALPGFGNNWLVLLKTTALVSIIGLDDMVRKGALAAGTTQMPFTFYMAIAVLFLVFTSLSTSALKWAERRFSIHTR encoded by the coding sequence TTGCTGGATTTAAAAGGATACGAATGGTCGCTGGTTGAAGGCGCATGGATAACCTTGCAGGTTGCCTTGCTGTCACTGCTGCTGGCGATGACGCTGGGCATGTTGGGTGCACTGGCAAAACTCTCCCGATACCGTACCGCCCGAGTGACGGCTACGGCTTACACCACGGTGATTCGTGGTATCCCGGACCTGGTGCTGATGATGCTTATCTTTTTTGGCGGTCAGGTTCTGCTGAACAACAGTCTTTACGGCATCAATGAGTGGCTGAACAACTACTTCGCTTCGTCGGATCCGGCTCATGAATGGACATCTTACCTGCCCGATTATATTGAGGTCAGTCCCTTTGTTGCCGGTATTCTGACCATAGGTTTCATCTTCGGTGCTTATATGGCGGAAACCTTCCGGGGCGCCATCATGGCGGTGGACAAAGGGGAACTGGAAGCTGCGAAAGCTTATGGCATGAGCAGTGCGATGTCTTTCCGCCGTGTCCTGTTGCCACAGATGATCCGACATGCGCTGCCGGGTTTCGGGAATAACTGGCTGGTTCTGCTGAAAACTACGGCACTGGTTTCGATTATCGGTCTGGATGACATGGTACGGAAGGGGGCATTGGCTGCCGGTACCACCCAAATGCCATTTACGTTCTACATGGCAATCGCTGTGCTGTTTCTGGTGTTTACCTCGCTTTCTACTTCTGCACTGAAGTGGGCAGAGCGTCGGTTCAGTATCCATACGAGGTAA
- a CDS encoding DUF3360 family protein: MSSNIQYGDVHTEVETDSYSAHHQPASAFPNRSRYLDHELQIMKPRRWGLNLPGRDFRFEWEDLVPAIAGTIGIIAMYSAVMSSYAAAFGLGPDFVVENVRVEMLVSASLFCILVSGFLNPRANLAGNHGPMIPMIGMIAAAGGHPLALGILLGGFGLALSLCKGGSRLVKLTSDGVAGGLLIFLGFVGSTGQIKSLLSWGGDINMGYVAVLILFVSIVLYAFLARIGKRWLAIPVCAVTGGIIAAVMGAPFEFHTTPGLPNLNPAYWWGSTETGWKLGLPTMEHFIASLPFALLAVAMWSPDFLGHRIFQEMNYPEKTDKVLMDVDDTMTGCSVRQIVGAAFGGGNVTSSWGTYMIPAAIAKRPIPAGAILLGSICIVVAIIGYPMDIAIWPPVMTIALLAGVFLPLLEAGMQMVKDAKSSQSAGICIFASMAVNPVFGWAVTMLLDNNGLIGDKDRPNHLTLADRLIIPGLTLIVCLGAMLAVGMIPGIPALLG; encoded by the coding sequence ATGTCATCAAACATTCAATACGGTGACGTCCATACCGAGGTGGAAACCGATAGTTATTCGGCTCACCATCAACCTGCCAGTGCATTTCCAAACCGCTCACGCTATCTGGATCATGAACTGCAGATCATGAAACCCCGTCGATGGGGACTCAACCTGCCCGGCCGGGATTTCCGGTTTGAGTGGGAAGATTTAGTCCCGGCCATTGCCGGAACCATCGGCATCATCGCCATGTATTCCGCCGTGATGTCTTCCTATGCGGCCGCATTCGGCCTGGGCCCTGACTTTGTGGTTGAAAACGTGCGGGTCGAGATGCTGGTGTCCGCATCCCTCTTTTGTATCCTTGTTTCCGGCTTTTTAAACCCGCGCGCCAACCTGGCCGGTAACCATGGCCCGATGATCCCAATGATTGGCATGATTGCCGCCGCAGGTGGTCACCCGCTGGCACTGGGGATTTTACTGGGCGGTTTCGGCCTGGCGCTCAGCCTGTGCAAAGGGGGCTCAAGACTGGTCAAACTCACCAGTGACGGCGTTGCCGGTGGCCTGCTGATCTTCCTGGGCTTTGTCGGCTCGACCGGCCAGATCAAAAGCCTGCTGAGCTGGGGCGGCGATATCAACATGGGTTATGTCGCCGTGCTGATTCTTTTTGTCAGTATTGTGCTGTACGCGTTTCTGGCCCGTATCGGCAAACGCTGGCTGGCAATTCCGGTCTGTGCCGTCACCGGAGGCATCATTGCCGCAGTGATGGGGGCGCCTTTCGAATTTCATACCACTCCGGGACTGCCAAACCTGAATCCGGCTTACTGGTGGGGTTCAACTGAAACCGGCTGGAAACTGGGCTTACCGACCATGGAGCATTTCATCGCTTCCTTACCGTTTGCCCTGCTGGCCGTCGCCATGTGGTCTCCGGATTTTCTGGGCCACCGCATTTTCCAGGAAATGAACTACCCTGAGAAAACCGACAAGGTCTTAATGGATGTCGACGACACCATGACCGGCTGTTCTGTCCGTCAAATCGTTGGGGCAGCCTTTGGTGGCGGGAATGTCACCTCATCCTGGGGCACCTATATGATCCCGGCCGCAATTGCAAAACGTCCGATTCCGGCGGGTGCGATTTTACTGGGCAGCATCTGTATTGTTGTCGCCATTATCGGCTACCCGATGGACATTGCGATCTGGCCACCGGTCATGACGATTGCACTGCTGGCCGGGGTATTCCTGCCACTGCTGGAAGCCGGTATGCAAATGGTGAAAGACGCCAAATCCAGCCAGTCCGCCGGGATCTGTATCTTTGCCTCGATGGCCGTCAACCCGGTCTTCGGCTGGGCGGTCACCATGCTGCTGGATAACAACGGCCTGATTGGCGACAAAGACCGTCCGAACCACCTGACACTGGCTGACCGCCTGATTATTCCGGGTCTGACACTGATTGTCTGTCTGGGTGCCATGCTGGCAGTCGGCATGATTCCGGGTATCCCTGCGCTGCTGGGATAA